From the Halodesulfovibrio aestuarii DSM 17919 = ATCC 29578 genome, one window contains:
- a CDS encoding outer membrane homotrimeric porin: MKKHPISYVIKLCIITASLLCIADTCVALEIHPSGTLQVFTQWSTGSTLGFASPYAEEEINNDFRAAQYYRFQFDINPHEEVSGTALFEVDTYWGVDEGNGYGEFAGGQIGTDGANIQTTFMFIHVKPDQLPLDGRAGLISASLPNQIGGSIILDDNIAAVTLGYEFTDTINGTVIWGRPYTNSDPAFSNETMDIFAATFSYTPKDNIFTPYVAYTEFGKNVSGDPLGIAWVDGGNIGLWNGFSNFSGNPWAFWAGFSGRYHSPCNLIAKSDLMWGTLYGGNDAASRQGAVLLGELDWALNFMTIGILGWWGSGDSNNAYEDGAGRMPFITNQWGLTDFGYYKYAITTESALLIQDATGRWTLGLTVDDLAFTDDLSTSCKLLYMRGTNNTDAVKNNRFSPELLQGGYRNNWGTYLTTKDWLIEIDSETTFKVYEHLSLILRLGYIHIEVDPQVWGTSNTRDAYRAVLLWDYQF, translated from the coding sequence ATGAAAAAACATCCTATTTCATACGTCATTAAACTCTGTATCATTACCGCATCACTTCTGTGTATAGCGGATACATGCGTTGCATTGGAAATACACCCCTCTGGGACATTACAAGTATTCACCCAATGGTCAACTGGTTCCACGCTGGGATTTGCTTCTCCTTACGCAGAAGAGGAAATCAACAACGATTTTCGAGCAGCCCAATATTACCGCTTTCAGTTCGACATTAATCCGCACGAAGAGGTCTCCGGCACGGCCCTCTTTGAAGTAGACACCTACTGGGGAGTGGATGAAGGGAATGGATATGGCGAATTCGCAGGAGGACAAATAGGCACAGATGGTGCCAACATACAAACGACGTTCATGTTCATTCATGTTAAACCCGATCAGCTACCACTGGACGGAAGAGCCGGTCTTATTTCTGCTTCTCTCCCTAACCAGATTGGCGGCTCCATCATTCTTGACGACAACATAGCCGCTGTAACCTTGGGATACGAATTTACAGACACAATAAACGGCACCGTAATTTGGGGCAGGCCATATACCAACTCCGACCCAGCTTTTTCAAACGAGACGATGGATATTTTTGCGGCAACATTTTCTTATACGCCGAAAGACAATATCTTCACACCGTATGTTGCCTATACTGAATTTGGTAAAAACGTTTCAGGAGATCCTTTAGGTATTGCCTGGGTTGATGGTGGCAATATTGGACTATGGAACGGATTCTCAAACTTCTCCGGAAATCCATGGGCATTTTGGGCCGGATTTTCGGGGCGTTATCACAGCCCCTGTAACCTCATTGCAAAAAGCGACCTCATGTGGGGAACACTATACGGCGGCAACGATGCTGCAAGCAGACAGGGAGCTGTTCTATTAGGGGAATTGGATTGGGCACTTAACTTCATGACCATTGGCATTCTAGGCTGGTGGGGAAGCGGTGATAGTAACAACGCATATGAAGACGGTGCAGGCAGAATGCCCTTTATCACTAACCAGTGGGGCCTTACGGACTTCGGGTACTACAAGTATGCGATAACAACAGAGTCTGCATTGCTCATACAAGACGCCACAGGCCGATGGACACTGGGGCTTACTGTTGACGATCTTGCTTTCACTGATGATTTATCCACGTCATGCAAGCTTCTCTATATGCGTGGGACAAACAACACTGATGCCGTCAAAAACAACCGTTTCTCTCCTGAACTGCTTCAAGGGGGGTACAGAAACAATTGGGGAACATATCTCACTACCAAAGACTGGCTCATCGAAATTGATTCTGAAACCACGTTTAAGGTATACGAACATCTCAGTTTAATTTTACGCCTCGGATATATCCACATAGAAGTCGATCCTCAAGTGTGGGGAACCTCCAACACTCGTGATGCGTACCGCGCAGTACTCCTTTGGGATTATCAGTTCTAA
- the uvrC gene encoding excinuclease ABC subunit UvrC, whose product MEPIDLKTIPVSPGVYLYKDAHGRVVYVGKAKHLRKRVASYFRPLETQTPKTRAMLRQAQSITTLITTTEKEALLLEASLIKKHRPRYNILLRDDKQYVLFKLNKKHRWPRLTLTRKVLKDGSKYFGPFTSSHSAWETLKAVHKVFKLRRCSDRAFANRVRPCLYHHIGQCLAPCCLEISHDDYSEQVQRVELLLSGKSNELVEILSAKMFAASEAMEFETAAQLRDQIKAIELTVETQAAVIPTAHDVDVIGLGETDKGLALGILFIRGGILIDKKYYFWAGLGLEEAPELLQSFVAQYYSVNSFVPARVVVPWGNDVLGDETNMEPLAAHAEALTELRGMQVRVAPPRNDTESKLVTMATANAIDDSRNKRNISPLAILQKRLGMAEEPYRTEIVDVSHTSGKDTRVGMVVFEGDSPAKSEYRTYAFTDEEGGGDDYGVLALWMERRLNSGPPWPDLLLIDGGRGQLNAVVSVLEAHGQGDLCTVISIAKARKDESGRADRRKGNIEDRIFLPGRSNPLQLKAGAPELLLLQHMRDLCHDYSIGRHRKARSGRALSGELQRIPGIGPSMAKKLWGHYSSVKEMAEASVADLMRIDGVGKKKAEAIHEGLSVFRG is encoded by the coding sequence ATGGAACCTATCGATTTAAAGACGATTCCCGTTTCTCCGGGAGTATATTTATATAAGGACGCGCATGGGCGCGTTGTGTATGTGGGGAAGGCAAAGCATCTTCGTAAGCGAGTTGCCTCGTACTTTCGTCCGCTTGAAACTCAAACTCCCAAAACACGGGCGATGCTTCGGCAGGCACAGTCTATAACAACACTGATCACCACAACGGAAAAGGAAGCGCTGTTGCTTGAGGCGAGCCTCATTAAGAAACATCGCCCGAGATACAATATTCTGTTGCGGGATGATAAACAGTATGTGCTGTTTAAATTGAATAAGAAACATCGATGGCCCCGACTAACGCTCACCCGCAAGGTGCTTAAAGACGGCTCAAAATATTTTGGTCCGTTCACTTCGTCTCATTCAGCATGGGAAACTCTTAAAGCTGTTCATAAAGTATTCAAGTTGCGCAGGTGCTCAGACAGAGCATTTGCTAACAGAGTGCGACCTTGCCTGTATCATCATATAGGGCAGTGTCTTGCTCCATGCTGTCTGGAAATTTCTCACGATGATTATTCGGAGCAGGTACAGCGTGTAGAGCTGTTGCTTTCTGGAAAATCTAATGAACTTGTGGAGATACTCTCCGCAAAAATGTTCGCCGCTTCTGAGGCTATGGAATTTGAAACAGCCGCGCAGCTTCGTGATCAGATTAAGGCTATTGAATTGACGGTGGAGACGCAGGCTGCCGTAATCCCTACCGCACATGATGTGGATGTCATTGGTCTTGGTGAAACGGACAAAGGATTGGCTCTAGGCATTCTGTTTATTCGCGGCGGTATTCTTATCGACAAGAAATACTATTTTTGGGCAGGGCTTGGACTTGAAGAAGCGCCTGAACTACTTCAGTCTTTTGTTGCCCAGTATTATAGTGTGAACAGTTTTGTTCCGGCACGCGTTGTTGTCCCGTGGGGGAATGATGTGCTCGGAGATGAAACAAATATGGAGCCCCTTGCTGCCCATGCAGAGGCGCTGACAGAATTGCGTGGAATGCAGGTGCGAGTTGCTCCACCACGTAATGATACAGAAAGTAAGCTTGTGACCATGGCTACAGCAAACGCCATTGATGATTCAAGAAATAAGCGGAATATCAGCCCGCTTGCTATTCTGCAAAAACGGCTTGGTATGGCAGAAGAGCCGTATAGAACTGAAATTGTCGATGTGTCCCATACGTCGGGCAAAGACACCAGAGTGGGGATGGTTGTATTTGAAGGAGACTCACCTGCTAAGAGTGAGTATAGAACCTACGCTTTCACGGACGAAGAAGGTGGGGGAGACGACTATGGCGTATTGGCGCTATGGATGGAGCGGCGTCTGAATTCAGGGCCTCCCTGGCCGGATTTATTGTTGATAGATGGAGGTCGCGGACAGTTGAATGCTGTAGTGAGTGTTCTGGAAGCACACGGACAGGGTGATTTGTGTACTGTTATTTCCATTGCAAAAGCCCGTAAGGATGAATCCGGAAGAGCTGATAGACGCAAAGGAAATATTGAAGATAGAATTTTTCTTCCTGGGCGTTCCAACCCTCTTCAGTTAAAGGCGGGAGCTCCAGAATTATTGCTGTTGCAGCATATGCGTGATCTTTGTCACGACTATTCGATTGGCAGGCATAGAAAGGCGCGCTCAGGGCGGGCCTTGTCTGGTGAGCTTCAGCGTATTCCCGGCATCGGTCCATCGATGGCAAAAAAGTTGTGGGGGCACTACTCCTCTGTGAAGGAGATGGCAGAAGCATCCGTGGCCGACCTGATGCGAATTGATGGGGTCGGGAAGAAAAAAGCGGAAGCTATCCATGAAGGCCTTTCTGTTTTTAGAGGGTGA
- a CDS encoding phosphoribosylaminoimidazolesuccinocarboxamide synthase, translated as MKVVTKTTITDYPLLSRGKVRDIYEIDESSLLIVTTDRMSAFDVIMAEPIPYKGVILNQITLFWMKKFEHIIANHLIASDVKDFPEPLQKYADELEGRSVLVKKAKPLPIECIVRGHISGSGWKDYCKTGSVCGYELPEGMLESEKFPTPLFTPSTKAELGDHDENISVERATEMIGKELADKVADVSLRIFSEGRDYAEEKGIIIADTKFEFGIIDGELTLIDEVLTPDSSRFWPKSSYTPGQGQPSFDKQYLRNWLSAQDWDKTPPAPALPDEVVAETGKKYAEAYTILTGQTLLFK; from the coding sequence ATGAAAGTCGTTACGAAAACAACTATTACGGATTACCCTCTTCTTTCCCGCGGTAAAGTTCGCGATATCTACGAAATTGATGAATCCAGTCTGCTTATTGTTACTACCGACCGCATGTCCGCATTCGATGTGATCATGGCAGAACCTATCCCGTACAAAGGTGTTATCCTTAACCAGATCACCTTGTTCTGGATGAAAAAGTTTGAACACATCATTGCCAATCACCTCATCGCATCTGATGTAAAAGATTTCCCTGAACCGCTGCAGAAATATGCAGATGAATTGGAAGGACGCTCTGTACTTGTTAAAAAAGCAAAGCCTCTTCCAATTGAATGTATTGTTCGTGGTCATATTTCCGGCTCCGGATGGAAAGACTACTGCAAAACCGGTTCTGTGTGCGGCTATGAACTGCCGGAAGGAATGCTTGAGTCCGAAAAATTCCCGACTCCGCTCTTCACCCCTTCCACAAAAGCAGAACTGGGCGACCACGACGAAAATATTTCTGTAGAACGTGCTACAGAAATGATCGGCAAAGAACTTGCTGATAAAGTAGCAGATGTAAGTTTGCGCATTTTCTCCGAAGGCCGTGACTATGCAGAAGAGAAAGGCATCATCATTGCTGACACAAAATTCGAGTTCGGCATTATTGATGGAGAACTGACTCTCATCGACGAAGTTCTCACTCCTGACTCCTCCCGCTTCTGGCCTAAGTCCAGCTACACCCCTGGTCAGGGCCAGCCTAGCTTCGACAAACAATACTTGCGTAACTGGCTTAGCGCTCAGGACTGGGACAAAACCCCGCCAGCGCCTGCTCTGCCTGACGAAGTTGTTGCCGAAACAGGCAAAAAGTACGCTGAGGCCTACACTATACTTACAGGGCAAACACTGCTATTCAAATAA
- the mnmA gene encoding tRNA 2-thiouridine(34) synthase MnmA, with translation MTIAVAVSGGIDSLYALLTLKEQGYDIFALHAHFLAPCKEREEAIGAMCATLGIPFHAVDLHEEFERFVVTPFMDEYIHGRTPNPCALCNATMKFGALLREAEKLGAEQIATGHYAVLENHPVYGRTLSRGHDPKKDQSYFLSLVPKQQLKKALFPLGKKKKEDIKAELEERGIAPAYPSESQEICFVPNDDYRAFLINRGATLGSGGNMELTDGTVVGKHNGLWQYTEGQRKGLGIAWKEPLYVICKELEKNVLLVGPKAELLSTGCIVSNMNYLVSKKHWGENLLVRTRYRQQPIPVTISEQDDMLIVTYNEPQSPPASGQVCCVYDKDLTVLGGGIIKSSIQ, from the coding sequence ATGACCATTGCAGTTGCAGTAAGCGGCGGAATAGATTCTTTGTACGCTCTGCTCACATTGAAAGAACAGGGATACGACATTTTTGCGCTCCATGCTCACTTTCTTGCACCATGCAAAGAAAGAGAAGAGGCTATTGGTGCCATGTGCGCAACGTTGGGTATTCCTTTTCATGCTGTTGATCTGCACGAAGAATTTGAACGATTTGTTGTTACTCCATTTATGGATGAATACATACATGGACGTACTCCGAACCCGTGTGCGTTATGCAATGCCACCATGAAGTTCGGAGCACTGCTGCGTGAGGCCGAAAAACTTGGCGCGGAACAGATTGCGACGGGACATTATGCTGTTCTGGAAAACCATCCGGTTTACGGGCGTACGCTTTCCCGAGGACACGACCCTAAAAAGGACCAAAGCTATTTTTTATCGCTTGTACCAAAGCAACAGCTGAAAAAGGCACTCTTCCCGCTTGGCAAAAAGAAAAAAGAAGACATTAAAGCAGAACTCGAAGAACGTGGAATTGCTCCTGCGTACCCAAGTGAAAGTCAGGAGATTTGCTTTGTTCCAAACGATGACTACCGCGCTTTTTTAATTAACCGAGGTGCCACCCTTGGTTCCGGCGGAAATATGGAGTTAACGGACGGAACTGTTGTCGGCAAACACAATGGGCTGTGGCAGTATACGGAAGGCCAGCGCAAAGGTCTTGGTATTGCATGGAAAGAACCGCTCTACGTGATCTGCAAGGAACTTGAGAAAAACGTTCTTCTTGTAGGTCCTAAAGCAGAACTTCTTTCAACAGGCTGTATCGTAAGCAACATGAATTACCTTGTTTCTAAAAAACACTGGGGGGAAAATCTTTTGGTTCGAACCCGTTACAGACAACAGCCTATTCCGGTAACCATCAGCGAACAGGACGATATGCTCATTGTCACGTACAATGAACCGCAGTCCCCTCCTGCAAGTGGCCAAGTATGTTGTGTATATGACAAAGATCTCACCGTGCTAGGCGGTGGCATTATTAAAAGCTCCATCCAATAA
- a CDS encoding phage regulatory CII family protein, giving the protein MRSELTKIVHELVLNSPIPAKALAKEIGKPYSTLLREVNPYDAGAKLGVETLMDIMKKTGNIEPLEYIAQEMGFAIVNPQLMEEPSNTANLAEIA; this is encoded by the coding sequence ATGCGTTCTGAGTTAACTAAGATTGTCCATGAACTAGTGTTAAACAGTCCAATTCCAGCAAAAGCACTAGCAAAAGAAATCGGCAAGCCGTATTCAACCTTGCTTCGCGAAGTGAATCCGTATGATGCCGGAGCTAAGTTGGGCGTTGAAACGTTAATGGACATAATGAAGAAGACTGGAAACATTGAACCATTAGAGTACATTGCTCAAGAAATGGGATTTGCAATTGTGAATCCACAACTTATGGAAGAGCCGAGTAATACTGCTAATCTTGCCGAAATCGCATAG
- the hisD gene encoding histidinol dehydrogenase, whose translation MPCRMISYQSKEDWKGIRDLLAGRDNPENSVEPVVRDILHHVHTEGDKALVHYTQKFDCPSFTEDMVRVSKETLAKAAQDIPAEDFDIIKEAALNIRTFHENQKEKSWFTTSEDGTILGQVVRPVDRAGLYVPGGQGGDTPLISSMLMNVIPAQVAGVEEICVVSPPRADGVPNQYILAAAHHLGITNVFACGSAWAIAALAYGTETIPAVDVIAGPGNIFVTTAKRLFIGTVGIDMVAGPSEILILADKTGNPVQIAADMLSQAEHDPLASAMLVTDDEQLAKAVCDELGTQTGLLPRNEIAATALKDWSAIVVTPDMATAVELSNKVAPEHLEIIVEDPWALLPAIRNAGAIFMGANSPEPVGDYFAGPNHVLPTNGTARFSSALSVDTFTKKSSIIAASASFTQKNAPKIARLARLEGLEAHARSAETRLKK comes from the coding sequence ATGCCCTGTCGTATGATCAGCTACCAGTCCAAAGAGGATTGGAAGGGAATCAGGGACCTTCTCGCTGGACGGGATAACCCTGAGAATTCTGTTGAACCTGTGGTGCGTGATATTCTGCATCATGTGCATACAGAAGGGGATAAGGCTCTTGTTCATTACACGCAAAAGTTTGACTGCCCTTCGTTTACGGAAGATATGGTGCGAGTGTCTAAGGAAACCTTAGCAAAGGCTGCTCAAGACATTCCCGCAGAAGATTTTGATATTATCAAAGAAGCTGCGCTCAATATCCGCACGTTCCACGAAAACCAGAAAGAGAAATCCTGGTTTACAACAAGCGAAGACGGAACAATTTTGGGACAGGTTGTACGCCCTGTTGACCGTGCCGGACTGTACGTCCCGGGCGGCCAAGGAGGCGACACCCCTCTTATCTCCAGTATGCTTATGAACGTTATCCCCGCACAGGTTGCCGGCGTAGAAGAAATTTGCGTTGTGTCACCTCCCCGCGCAGATGGCGTTCCCAACCAGTATATTCTGGCAGCCGCACATCATCTTGGCATAACCAATGTATTTGCCTGTGGCAGTGCATGGGCAATTGCTGCTCTTGCGTATGGCACTGAGACCATTCCTGCTGTAGATGTTATTGCCGGCCCTGGTAATATCTTTGTAACCACCGCTAAACGCCTGTTTATCGGCACGGTTGGCATCGACATGGTTGCCGGTCCTAGCGAGATTCTTATTCTTGCAGATAAAACCGGAAACCCTGTGCAAATTGCAGCAGATATGCTGTCTCAAGCAGAACATGACCCGCTTGCATCCGCCATGTTAGTTACTGACGATGAACAACTTGCAAAAGCTGTTTGTGACGAACTTGGCACGCAAACAGGTTTGCTCCCGCGCAATGAAATTGCTGCAACAGCCCTTAAAGACTGGAGCGCTATTGTTGTTACTCCGGACATGGCTACAGCAGTAGAGCTTTCCAACAAAGTTGCACCCGAGCATCTGGAAATAATTGTTGAAGACCCTTGGGCGTTGTTACCGGCCATCCGTAATGCTGGCGCTATTTTTATGGGCGCCAACTCACCGGAACCTGTCGGCGACTACTTTGCAGGCCCGAATCACGTATTGCCTACCAATGGCACTGCGCGTTTTTCATCAGCATTATCTGTTGATACCTTCACAAAAAAATCCAGCATTATTGCTGCGTCTGCTTCATTCACGCAAAAGAATGCGCCAAAAATTGCGCGTCTTGCCCGTCTTGAAGGACTGGAAGCACACGCCCGTTCCGCAGAAACCCGCTTAAAGAAATAG